The genomic window CTAGGCCCTGCTCCCTGGCCTGCACCAGGCCGGCCTCCACGGCCGCGCGCGCCTCGTCCATCCGGTCGAGCCCGGCGAGGGCCTGGGCCCTGGTCCGCGCCAGTGAGCTGCCATAGAGCTCGGCCTCCCCACCCGACCGGCGCTCGATGTCATCGATGAGGTCGAGCGCCGCCTGCGGCTCGCCGTCCTGCACCTGGCCCCAGGCGATGAGGATGGCAGCCTCGATCGCCGACTGCACCTGGCCGATCTGTGTCGCCTCAGCTCGCAGCGCCAGCAGGGTGTCCATCGCGCCGTCCTCACGCCTGAGCAGGCGCAGGCGGCCCAGCTGGATCTCGGCGAAGATGGCAGCGTCGAGCAGCCCGTGGGCGCGCAGCACCCGGACGGCACCGACCAGCACCTCCTCGGCCTCCTCATAGCGGCCCTGGCTCACGAGCACCTCGCCGATGTTGGCGCCGCAGGTGGCGGCTTCGGCCTCGTTGCCGGCCCGCACGAAGGCGTCCTGGGCGCGAGCATAGAAGCCCAGTGCGTCCTCCCAGCGGCCCTCAAAATAGGCCTGCCCGCCCAGGTTATTGGTGACGATCGCGGTGCCGGCCAGGTTGTCGAGCTCCTCATAGATCTTCAGGGCCCGCTCGCCATACACCGCCTGTGCCGACTGGCCCAGCATGTTGTAGGCCGCGTCCAGCACCTGGTAGGACCGGGCCAGCGCCTCGCGCTCCCCCGACGCCTCCGCCTCGGCCATGGCCTGCGTGGCCAGCCGCAGGGCCGTCCGGGGATGTTCCTGCAGCTGCCGGATCTGGGCGTTCAGCGCATTCAGCCGTGCCGTCGCCCCTAGCGCCTCCCGGGTGCCCACCTCGGTGACGATGCGCCGGCCCATCGTGAGGTCGCGGTATGCCGTGGAGTAGGCCCCGGTGCGGGCACGGGACCGCGCTCGCTTGCGCAGCAGGTCGGCGCGGCGGATCGGGTCCTCGGGGACCAGCTGTGTTGCGCGGCGGAACGCTGCGACCGAGTCGTCAAACAGGCCCGCCTGCTCCAGGACGTCACCCAGCGCCTCCGCCACGTCCGCGACCACCCTGGGTGCCAGGCCGTCGATGTGACGCGCGGCCGTCAGCGCGCGCCGATAGAAGGTGGCGGCCGCAGCGTTGGCATAGATCTCTCTGGCGCCGTCGCCGGCCGTGCGAGAGTAGTCCCACGCCTCGGGCCAGCGGCGGGCCTGCGAGTAGTGGACGGACAGCAGCTCCGCCTGCAGGTCGGCCTGGTCCCCTGCGCTGGCGCAGATGGCGTCACCGACCTGGGCATGCAGCTCTCGGCGGGTCCTGAAGGGCAGGCCCGCATAGGCGACGTCACGGATCAGGGTGTGCCGGAAGCGGACCCAGCCAGACGGCTCGACATCGAGGAACTCCCCCAGCCGCCGCAGAGTCGTCACCTGCTCGCGCTGAGCTCCCGCCGGCCCGAGCACCGCCGGCGTGTGCTCCTGCCGGAACCCAGCGCCCAGGACCGCGAGCCGCCGCAAGATGTTGCGGTCAGCAGGCGGCAGCTTGTCGATCCGCGCCGCGATGAGTCCCTCCACCGAGTGCGGGAGCTGGTCCACGGCCGCGTCGGCGCGCATCACGTGCAGCAGCTCGAGCAGGAACAACGGGCTGCCGTCCGCCCGCTCCGCCAGCGTGTCCACCTGGCTGGTGAGCAGCGGCGAGCCTTTCGTCGCGGACTGCAGCAGCTCCCTGGCTTCGGTCACGCCGAGAGGGCTCAGTTCCAGCTGGGCCACGGCCGGGTGAATCGGCGACACGAATCCTTGCGCTCCTGGCTGGCGGCTGAGCACGACAAGCCAGGGCAGCGCGTCGATGCCGGTGATCAGTCCCTCGAGCAGGTCGCGGGAGGCCGGGTCCATCCACTGGGTGTCCTCGATGAGGAAGAGGGTCGGCTCCCGGCTGGTGGCCTGCAGCAGTGCGGCAACCGCTGCGAGGGTGCGCGC from Ornithinimicrobium cryptoxanthini includes these protein-coding regions:
- a CDS encoding adenylate/guanylate cyclase domain-containing protein → MTSPGDTVVDPLQAYLPRLIRYWNVEAPGRLHRAVDGSMVLMDISGFTKMSERLARHGNVGAEEVTGVIDDTFGRLLPAAYTFGANLIKFGGDAQLLLFTGEGHQLRAAAAAHAMRAELRRIGGFQTSAGKVLLRMSVGVHSGRFDFFLVGSSHRELVVAGPAATRTVQMEAAASAAQILLSPETSRMLPRSCLGGGSGPGCLLRRAPRVEQTGFRAAVSPEVDLQEFVPRGLRQTLLSDAINPEHRPAAIAFIHYSDFDRVVRADPEHAAAVLDELVTTVQEYADTHGVTFLATDIAPDGGKIILTAGVPDTAGNNEEQMLLAVRDIRNHAPPDLPLQIGLNWGYVFSGSVGPPYRRTYTIMGDAVNLAARVMAKAPAGEVYATSDVLDGSRTTFEVLAPEPFFVKGKRAPVQAYAVGEPEGSRAREEGPATPLIGRDDELAVLTAAWACAGQSQGRVVEIAAEVGMGKTRLIQELLAVASPQRVVRAECRLYQTATPYFPFRTLLRTAWGLDDPDPATTAADLTDLVSHAAPGLQPWLALLGIPLGLSLPESPQVAQLDDQFRPARTLAAVAALLQATSREPTLFLIEDTQWMDPASRDLLEGLITGIDALPWLVVLSRQPGAQGFVSPIHPAVAQLELSPLGVTEARELLQSATKGSPLLTSQVDTLAERADGSPLFLLELLHVMRADAAVDQLPHSVEGLIAARIDKLPPADRNILRRLAVLGAGFRQEHTPAVLGPAGAQREQVTTLRRLGEFLDVEPSGWVRFRHTLIRDVAYAGLPFRTRRELHAQVGDAICASAGDQADLQAELLSVHYSQARRWPEAWDYSRTAGDGAREIYANAAAATFYRRALTAARHIDGLAPRVVADVAEALGDVLEQAGLFDDSVAAFRRATQLVPEDPIRRADLLRKRARSRARTGAYSTAYRDLTMGRRIVTEVGTREALGATARLNALNAQIRQLQEHPRTALRLATQAMAEAEASGEREALARSYQVLDAAYNMLGQSAQAVYGERALKIYEELDNLAGTAIVTNNLGGQAYFEGRWEDALGFYARAQDAFVRAGNEAEAATCGANIGEVLVSQGRYEEAEEVLVGAVRVLRAHGLLDAAIFAEIQLGRLRLLRREDGAMDTLLALRAEATQIGQVQSAIEAAILIAWGQVQDGEPQAALDLIDDIERRSGGEAELYGSSLARTRAQALAGLDRMDEARAAVEAGLVQAREQGLAYEVALLCLTQAELTVDPHRKRELLEESQGFLQQLGVVRTA